The following coding sequences lie in one Pelecanus crispus isolate bPelCri1 chromosome 9, bPelCri1.pri, whole genome shotgun sequence genomic window:
- the NPDC1 gene encoding neural proliferation differentiation and control protein 1 → MKRGRDAELKPGVIEKFRDTMSQMGLSKEQMIVLPKATASCPRSLDCALQRREFCPPGSGTCGPCLPTFQEDDRGLCVQKQLSPSGRTSIPSLEEKIDFLADVLARQEAPRHHLLRDGKPRTTLVPTSSRQHVASRLKEGLLQQGPASSKAAATLPTSTTTRVQKFPVEASPIPSNDNVVLGLIVVCTVAGISALIVAAVCWCRLQKEVRLAQKADYSAQRAASPLPYDKISPGDKTLAQSAQMYHYQHQKQQMLSMEKHKEEPKLPDSASSDEENEDGDFTVYECPGLAPTGEMEVRNPLFDDSSLHPSNPKSHQ, encoded by the exons ATGAAGAGGG GCAGAGATGCTGAACTGAAACCCGGTGTGATAGAGAAATTCAGAGACACCATGAGCCAGATGGGACTTTCCAAGGAACAGATGATCGTGCTGCCCAAAGCCA CAGCGTCGTGTCCCCGGAGCCTGGACTGTGCCCTGCAGCGCCGGGAGTTCTGCCCTCCAGGGTCCGGCACCTGcggcccctgcctgcccacctTCCAGGAAGACGACCGTGGGCTATGTGTCCAGAAGCAGCTCTCACCCAGCG gGCGGACATCCATTCCCAgcttggaggaaaaaattgATTTTCTGGCAGACGTGCTGGCCAGGCAAGAGGCTCCTCGCCACCACCTGCTACGGGATGGCAAGCCCAGGA ccaccctggtccccaccagcagcagacaGCACGTGGCCAGCAGGCTGAAAGAAGGGCTTCTGCAGCAGGGTCCCGCCAGCAGCAAGGCAGCCGccaccctccccacctccaccaccaccagggTCCAGAAGTTCCCGGTTGAGGCATCCCCCATCCCTTCAAATGACAATGTGGTGCTCG GGCTGATTGTGGTGTGCACAGTGGCTGGGATTTCGGCACTGATCGTGGCTGCGGTCTGCTGGTGCAG GCTGCAGAAAGAGGTCAGGCTGGCACAGAAAGCGGACTACTCAGCACAGCGAGCGGCCAGCCCCCTGCCCTACGACAAGATCTCG CCCGGGGACAAGACGCTGGCTCAGAGTGCTCAGATGTACCACTACCAgcaccaaaagcagcagatgcTCTCCATGGAGAA GCATAAAGAGGAACCCAAGCTGCCAGACTCGGCGTCATCCGATGAGGAGAACGAGGATGGAGACTTCACTGTGTATGAGTGCCCTGGGCTGGCTCCG ACCGGAGAAATGGAAGTGAGGAACCCGCTGTTTGACGACTCCTCCTTACACCCCTCGAACCCCAAGTCGCACCAGTAA
- the LOC104034430 gene encoding LOW QUALITY PROTEIN: olfactory receptor 2J3 (The sequence of the model RefSeq protein was modified relative to this genomic sequence to represent the inferred CDS: substituted 1 base at 1 genomic stop codon) — protein sequence MAGVSTHPPSTCPYLLLLSLXMCPKSLQQGNLSNPTMFLLLGFSSAYRAQVTLCLCFSLIYLVTVLGNLFIVTLVCLDAHLHSPMYFFLGHLSFLDICYSSVTLPKILGDSFSPQKTISFVGCITQIYFFLCFGGSECMLLAAMAYDRYLAICHPLHYLILMSKKMCHCLVAISWLSGSFSSLIQAFLTAHLPFCGSNMIDHLFCETPFLLKASCSPSAPLNKAALYVFSGTIAMGSFLLTLTSYVHIITAVLQKGAGMQRAFATCTSHLTVVSLFFGAGAVVYLVPHSSGSKEMDEVLALLYAVVTPMLNPIIYSLRNSEVKGAIRKALHRGVLQTSTKGAGITAE from the coding sequence ATGGCAGGAGTGAGCACTCACCCTCCTTCTACCTGTCCTTatctcctcctgctctccctgtAGATGTGCCCCaaatccctgcagcagggaaatcTCAGCAACCCCACCATGTTCCTTCTCCTGGGATTTTCCAGTGCCTACAGAGCACAGGTGACCCTCTGCCTGTGCTTCTCACTCATTTACCTGGTGACAGTGCTGGGGAACCTGTTCATCGTGACCCTCGTCTGTCTGGATGCCCACCTGCACTCCCCCATGTATTTCTTCCTGGGCCACCTCTCCTTCCTGGACATCTGCTACTCCTCCGTCACGCTCCCTAAGATCCTTGGAGACTCCTTCTCACCGCAGAAGACCATCTCCTTTGTGGGCTGCATTACACAGATCtacttcttcctttgctttgggGGCTCTGAGTGCATGCTCCTGGCTGCCATGGCCTACGATCGGTACCTGGCCATCTGCCACCCCCTCCACTACCTGATACTCATGAGCAAGAAGATGTGCCACTGCTTAGTGGCCATTTCGTGGCTGAGTGGCTCCTTCTCATCCCTGATCCAGGCCTTCCTCACAGCCCACTTGCCCTTCTGTGGATCCAACATGATTGACCACTTGTTCTGCGAGACACCCTTCTTGCTGAAGGCATCCTGCAGCCCTAGTGCTCCCCTCAACAAGGCCGCCTTGTATGTTTTTTCTGGGACTATTGCGATGGGCTCTTTCCTCCTTACTCTCACATCGTATGTGCACATCATCACGGCTGTCCTTCAGAAGGGAGCAGGGATGCAGAGGGCCTTTGCCACCTGCACTTCCCACCTGACTGTGGTGTCCCTGTTCTTCGGCGCCGGGGCTGTTGTGTACCTGGTGCCTCACTCCAGTGGCTCCAAGGAGATGGATGAAGTCCTTGCCCTGCTGTATGCCGTTGTGACCCCCATGCTCAACCCCATCATCTACAGCTTGAGAAACAGCGAGGTCAAAGGGGCCATCAGGAAAGCCCTGCACAGGGGGGTATTACAGACATCCACCAAAGGTGCAGGCATCACTGCTGAGTAA